The Bacteroidota bacterium sequence GTTTTCTGTTCATCAAAATATGAAATTGACAGAGCAGATAACCTACAACAAAAGTATTTTTGAAAATCTTAGTGCGTTTATTTCATCATCAACAAATAAAATTATTTTGCTCAATTGCGAAATAATTGAAGATTACCTTAAAACTTTAGAAAAGTTAAATGAAAGTAACAAAAAGAAAAGTATTTTATTTAACCCTCTTACATTTTTTGGCATTGGAGAAACAATGCATAGTTTTTTAATTGCAAAATTAATTAATCCATATTCAGAACACGGTCAAGGCAAATTATTCTTAAACTGTTTTCTTGAACTTATAGGAATTGAAGTATCTGAAAACGACCATTGGATTGTAACAGCCGAAACAGGAAGAATTGATATTTTGTTAAAGCGACAATACCCACACACAGTAGTTGTAATTGAAAATAAATCCAACTATGCAAAAGACCAAGAAAATCAATTGTATCGTTATTGGTATCAAGAAATTTATTTGCCAAATTGTTATCGTGAAAATGCTATTGAATATACA is a genomic window containing:
- a CDS encoding PD-(D/E)XK nuclease family protein, with protein sequence MTRQQIEILSPIIQKFSVHQNMKLTEQITYNKSIFENLSAFISSSTNKIILLNCEIIEDYLKTLEKLNESNKKKSILFNPLTFFGIGETMHSFLIAKLINPYSEHGQGKLFLNCFLELIGIEVSENDHWIVTAETGRIDILLKRQYPHTVVVIENKSNYAKDQENQLYRYWYQEIYLPNCYRENAIEYTSNNKNFQIIYLTPADWKIPADHSLQKPTIGYEDFLPITIPIEPKIWLFNKHLVKWLTNSMNELPKENHRLREYVKQYIELWT